AGTTTTGATCTATAATTTATGCTGCTGCAACTTAAAACGAGAGACACACTACACTTTTGCTTTCAGAAGCAAACATCCCGCAGTCTGTGTAGTTGGCCAGTAGTAGGCAGCATATCATCATGGTTTTAAGTAAGCTCCCCCATTCTTTTCCCTAATTTACGACTGTCTGCTCAACTAGGGTTCACAAATGATCCCAGTCTTCTGTATTTTAAAATTAAACACACGGATGCAACAGCAGCGTGACATACTAAGAACAAGATTGAAGGTTCAGGTTTGAGTGTAGTGTTGTATAGTATTATTTATTCGTTCAAATTTCAATGCCCCATTAAAATAACACTCGGTTTTCAATGAAACGCCAACTTTCTGATGAGAAAGAGTAGAGTTGAATCTTGAATGCCTCAAGATTAGGGCGGTTCCAGACACATTTCCTGACTCTCTCTCCCCCGACATTTGTGGTCTCTCTCCTTCTTTacatttgtttatttttatttataattcatCGTGAATCCATATATACTTGCTCATctaacttattcatgtgaaacAAGTTTATGTATGTAATATGTTCATATGTAGTTTGAGCAAATAAGTTGGCCTATTTAAGGGATCAAGCAATGCAACACAGACGTCGAAATTGAACTCTTAACTCTAAAAGTTGTATACAGGCCTTTGCCCATAATAATAGTTTTACGAGCATAACATGAAGAGCAACAGTAGCACTAGCTATAATGAGTGTGATACACAAGATGATCGAGATTTATTGAAGAGAAGATGGGATAATGAGAGGTTCAGATCGATATTCTCTGGCGTAGATAATATAACTGGTGTAGCAGCACCAACTCCTCCGGTGATGATGTCTTTATTATCAGGCCCCCCAATCAATACTTTTCTTAAATCAGGAATTACAGCAGCAGGAGGAGGTCTGGGATTTATTGATAACAAAGATGATGTGATGGTACTTAATTCTACGTCTATGATGATCCCACCTCCTGCTGTGACTGTAGTGCTGGAAGGGCGTTCTATCTGCCAGCGCATTAGCCTTCATAAACATGCAAGCTACCAGAGCCTTGCCAAGGCCCTCCGTCAAATGTTTGTGGTGGACGAGGATGCTTACAGTAATAATGCCGCTGCTCAAGCTCACGATCTTCATCTCTCTAATGCTATACCTGGTCATCTTATTGCTTATGAAGATATGGAAAATGATCTCCTGCTTGTTGGCGATCTTAAGTGGGAGTAAGTCTTCTATTCTCTTCTTAATATACAAGTTTTCTTGATCTTAAAATGTTTCTTGCATTCTCACAAGTTTATGTTATTTTTTTTGGGGGTGGTAAAGTGATTTTGTTAGGGTAGCCAAGAGAATCCGGATACTTCCGGCAAAGACAAACTCAAGAAAGGGAAAAGTGGCTGCAAGGACTTAATTTGAAAATTACTTTGG
This Apium graveolens cultivar Ventura unplaced genomic scaffold, ASM990537v1 ctg5073, whole genome shotgun sequence DNA region includes the following protein-coding sequences:
- the LOC141702427 gene encoding auxin-responsive protein IAA33-like encodes the protein MKSNSSTSYNECDTQDDRDLLKRRWDNERFRSIFSGVDNITGVAAPTPPVMMSLLSGPPINTFLKSGITAAGGGLGFIDNKDDVMVLNSTSMMIPPPAVTVVLEGRSICQRISLHKHASYQSLAKALRQMFVVDEDAYSNNAAAQAHDLHLSNAIPGHLIAYEDMENDLLLVGDLKWDDFVRVAKRIRILPAKTNSRKGKVAART